The window TCCGCAAGGCCACTGGCGTCCGAGGGTGCCATACCCCGATATTCAGGATCGGATACATATATTACTATCCCACAGTACGGTTGGAACCGCTGTCAGAGCGGCCGATACCGCCGCTTGTGGGCTTGGGCGTTCAGTCGCGGGCGTCTCCGCTCCCCCCGTCGTCCGCGGCGATGTCGTCCAGTACTGGTTCGCTTGACCCGCGATCCAGCACCGACCGACCGAGGAGCCGACCGCCGATAGAGCGGGGATTGATAACTTCGTCAGCCCCGACCGCGCGGAACTTTTCGACGTGTTTCTCGGCAGTCGCCGCCGCAACTGTTCGGATGTCCGGATTGACGTTTTTCGTCGCAATGACGGCTAGTACGTCGCGTGCATCGTCGTTGCTTCCAACCACGACGCCGCGCGCGGTCCCGACGCGTGCGTCCCTGAGGACGTCCTCGTCGGTGGGGTCGCCGGTGAGCAGATTCACGCCCTCGCCCTGCAGCGACGCGACCGTGTCCTCGTCGGGCGTGACGACGACGACCTCCGTCTCGTCGTCGAGTTCCTCAAGCAGCGATGCCGTAACGTCGCCGTACCCGAGGACTACGATGTGGTCCTCGAGAAGTGTGAGTTCTGATGCGGTCATGACTCCGAAGGCTGTCGCCATTCTGGATTCGATAGCCGGCCCGATGAGCGCGCCCACGGCAACAGTGAACGCACCGGTCCCGAACAGGATGATAGAGAGCGAGAACCACCGGGCCTCCGCGGTCACTGGGGTGATGTCGCCGTACCCGACCGTCGCGATGGTGACGACGACGTAGTACACGGCGTCGCCCCAACTGTCGAGTTCGAGGAACTGGCCACGCAGCCCGTAGGCACCGACGGTCCCGTAGAGTACGACCCCGAAAATCGCCGACAGCGACGCGATCTGAATCGGCGAGAGGTCAAGAGACTGGTCGAACCGGTGGCGGTTTCGGACCAGCAACGGGTACGTGACCAGCGTCATCAGCAACAACGGGATGTCAGTGGGCTGGAACGTGGCAAGCGGCAGCAGTATCAGGCCCAACAGGACGACGGTCGCAACACGCCAAGAGAGCCGTTTCCGCCGCTGGAGCCCGACCGTCACGATGCCCAGTATGAAGGCGAAAAACACCCCGCCGAACCGAACAAAAGCTACGGGGAGATCGACGACTGCAGTCAGGGGGCCATCGAGAGCAAGCGACGCGTGACTGAGGTTCGAAAGCCCGGTCACGAACGCGAGGAGCGTGACGACACCAGTCAGGATCACCGTCGGTTTCGCGCCGGAGAACTCGTCCCACTCGACGAACGGAATCCTGTCGGCCGGATAGAACACGTCTTCTAGGGTCTGCTCTGACGAACCCTCAGGGGCGTTAGCCATTAGCATACTGTTGTCGGAGTCGATATAAAAAACACCCGACAAGCGGACACCGGACTCAAGAGGGTCGGTCGCTTACAACCGTTTCGATGGGTCGACTGCACACGATTAGATGTCGCTTTTCGGCCGGGGCGGACACTATTGACTGGAGCCGGCACATGCGGGGGCCGAGCAGATGAACGCCGCCGTGCTGTTCGGACTCGGGACGATGATCGCTTGGGGATTCTGGATAGCGCTCGGAAACATCGCGTCAAGTACGATGGACCCCGAAACAGCGGCGTTCGTGTCGTACGCGACCGCAACTGTCGCAACTGGGATATACGTCGTCGCCTCGGACGCATCGTTCGTCGTCACGAACCGAGGATTGGTGTTCGCGGGTGCGGCGGGTGTCGCAGCGGCCGTCGGCGTGGTCTCAACATTCGTCGGCGTGACTGTGGGGCCCACGTCGATTGTGTCCACTATCGGTGGGATGTACTTCATCACTGCCGCGGTCATCGGCGTCATCGCGTTCGGAGAGTCGATGACGCTGACGAAAGCCGCCGGCATCGGTCTGGCGCTGATAGCGATTGTCATCATCAACCAGTGACCGGACACAACTGGTAAGCGTTCGAGAATGTTGTGCGAGCGTGACCTGTCACGGCAGGGGTTTATCAGATGGGGGCAGGTACGGCCGGATATGAAGCGTGTAATCAGTACCGACGAGGCCCCGGCCGCGGTCGGCGCGTACAGTCAGGCAACCACAAACGGGGACCTCCTCATTACTGCCGGACAGCTCCCGCTGACGACAGACGGCGAACTGCTCGACGACGAGCCAGTCGCCGACCAGACGCGACAGTGTCTCCGTAACGTCGAGGCGATTCTGGAGTCGGAAGGCCTCTCGCTGGACCACGTGCTCAAGACGACCGTCTACCTCGACGATATCGACGACTTCGACGCGTTCAACGAGGCGTACAGCGAATTCTTCGAGTCGGAACCACCGGCACGGAGTGCCGTCGGCGTGGGTGCGGTCCCGAAAGGTGCAGCGGTCGAAATCGAAGCCATCGCGACCACTGAATAACGAGCGCGTTCGGTTCTGTCCTTATCGCAGTTCCATCTGCTCGGCCCGCTCCGCGGCGAGGGTCGTCAGTTCGTCGACGCTGCTGTCCGAGCGGTCCGCGAGGACGCGAAGCAGCATTCCGAGCTGTATCGCCGCCGCCTCACGAAGTTCGGCCGCCTCCTCGGTGTCATTGCCGAAGTAGTACTCGTGGCGGCCGTCTTCGTGGATGAGACCGGTGTACACCGAGCGCAGATCGTCCTCGGTCACTGCGGCCGACGCCTCCGTCTTGACCTCCTCGAATCGTGGGTTCATGGTTTCGGTTCGGGCAACGGCCTGCTGCCTCATTGTT is drawn from Haloarcula sp. CBA1129 and contains these coding sequences:
- a CDS encoding EamA family transporter, with protein sequence MNAAVLFGLGTMIAWGFWIALGNIASSTMDPETAAFVSYATATVATGIYVVASDASFVVTNRGLVFAGAAGVAAAVGVVSTFVGVTVGPTSIVSTIGGMYFITAAVIGVIAFGESMTLTKAAGIGLALIAIVIINQ
- a CDS encoding Rid family detoxifying hydrolase encodes the protein MKRVISTDEAPAAVGAYSQATTNGDLLITAGQLPLTTDGELLDDEPVADQTRQCLRNVEAILESEGLSLDHVLKTTVYLDDIDDFDAFNEAYSEFFESEPPARSAVGVGAVPKGAAVEIEAIATTE
- a CDS encoding NAD-binding protein, giving the protein MANAPEGSSEQTLEDVFYPADRIPFVEWDEFSGAKPTVILTGVVTLLAFVTGLSNLSHASLALDGPLTAVVDLPVAFVRFGGVFFAFILGIVTVGLQRRKRLSWRVATVVLLGLILLPLATFQPTDIPLLLMTLVTYPLLVRNRHRFDQSLDLSPIQIASLSAIFGVVLYGTVGAYGLRGQFLELDSWGDAVYYVVVTIATVGYGDITPVTAEARWFSLSIILFGTGAFTVAVGALIGPAIESRMATAFGVMTASELTLLEDHIVVLGYGDVTASLLEELDDETEVVVVTPDEDTVASLQGEGVNLLTGDPTDEDVLRDARVGTARGVVVGSNDDARDVLAVIATKNVNPDIRTVAAATAEKHVEKFRAVGADEVINPRSIGGRLLGRSVLDRGSSEPVLDDIAADDGGSGDARD